The nucleotide window CGCGGGGCGACCCGGGCGATCACCTCGGCCGCGATCTCGGCGAGGCGTGCTACGGCTGGGTTGCTGCCGATTCCGTCCACGACGGCGGCCCCGATGAGGCGGGTTCCCGGCACGCGGTGCACGGCGGCGGCGTCCGCGTTGCACGGGCGGCTGCCCTGGCGCGTGGCTGTGGCCGTGGTGACCGTCTGAGCTCTGGCAGTGGTCATGGCGAGCACAGTAGGTGCGCTCGCTGCCCGGCGTCTGCGAATCACGAAAAGGCCCCCGCCCGGTCCGCAGGGACCAGGCGGGGGCGGTACGGCTCTTCGGGCAGAGCAGGAGCGGTGCGCGGTCAGGTCTTGAGGAGTGAGGCGACGGTGGCGGCTGCGAGGATGAGCGTGGCCAGGGTCGGGATCAGCCACCGGCGCCAGTCTGCGCGCTTCTCCTCCAGCTCTCGGTGGTGAGTCTGGGTGGCGATGTGCTCCTCGACCCTGTCCATGCGTACTTCCAGTGCCTTGACCGTGACCGAGTCGGCCTTGCCGTGCAGCAGGGTCATGAGGCTGTCCAGCTTCCGGTGGAGGCCCTCGATCAGCTCCTTGACGCTGTACTGGATGGTGACGCCAGCCTCGGTCTCGCCGTGCGGGTTCTCCGGGGTCACTGGCTCCCCTCCTCCGGTACAGCGGTTGATGCGTAGCGGGTGAGAGCGCTGCGCTCGGCGAGGGTGAGCCAGCGGACAAGCGCGAGCATGGCGGGTCCGTTCTACGGGCGCGGGTCAGGAGTTCACCAGGTCTCGACGGCGTACGCGAGCCCGGTCGTGGTGGTCTGGAGCGATACCTTGACGGCGCCGGTCACATCGACGTCTACCGTGGACCCGGCTGCGGTGACCTTGACGGTGGACACGGCTCCCCAGCGGATGCCGTTGTGGACGGCGACGCGGACGGTGGCGGTCGCCGCGGGGGCGCCGAGTTGATCCATGCCCAGGTGCAGGGTCCGCTTCGGTGCGGCTTGCCAGGCGTTGCCGTGCGGCACGAGGACCACGGTCGGCTCGGAGCCGGCGGTGATGGGACCGGTGTGCCACTGGGGCATGTCGTCCTCCAGGACAGGGGTGTTGGACAGGATGGCGGCGATGGGGAAGACACCCGGGTCGCCGTGGTCGTTTTGGGGTACGTGCATGTGACCTGCGTGTCCCCGGAACGCCGACCACGCGGCGGCGTCCATGCGCACTCCGTTGTTGGCGCCGAAGGAGGCGGGGTACGGCAGCCAGCGCAGCCCGGAGGTGAGCGGAACACCGTGGGTGGTGTGGGCCCAGCGAGCGCAAGCAGCCAGATCGCGCACGGCCCAGCCGGGCAGGGCAGGCATGTACAGGTGCTGGATGCCGGCTTGGGTCCATGCCGCGTGCGTGGCGGGGTCGCAGGTACCCACGATCTCGATCTGTGCGACGTTGAGGGTGTTGGTGCCGATCAGGGCACGGTCGTGGACCAGGGCCCGGGCGCTGGTGTCGAAGGGGAAGTGCTGCCACCAGTCGAGTCGCTGTTCGCGCCAGTTGGGGACCGCGGTCAGTGTTGGCGCGATGCTGCCGCCACCGTAGTCCGGCAGCACCGTGGTCTCCGTGGAGTGCCAGATGATCGTGTTGACGCGCATCGGGTCGCCGGGGTACGCCTGCTCATACCAGTGGGAGCGGTTGGCGCCCGGGTAGAACTCGCCGCCGGGGGGCGGGCTGGTGTCCACGCCGGGCCAGTAGTCGACGACGGCGCTCTTGTCGTAGCCGTGGTAGTCGCCCAGGTACTGCTTGGCGATCGCCCCGGCCGGGATGGTCGGGTCGCCGTCGTAGGCGGCGACCCAGTAGTTCGGCTCGGTTATCCCGGCAGCCTGGAACGCCGCCCGAACGGACGGCCACTGAGAGGTGTTGCAGTAGACGGTCAGCTCGTGGTTGGGCGTGTCGGCCATGGTCTGGGTGCACCACTGCACGGCCTGCTCAGGGGTGGCGTCGCCGCTTTCCACGTCCAGCACCTGGGCCCTGGTGGTCCACCGCACCGCGATGCTGATGATGGTCGCTGCCGGGAAACGGGCCCGCAGCTCGTCGAGGTTGGCGTACCGGCCGTCCGCGTAACCGGCGACCATCGTCGCGTTGGCGGGGATGTTCGCGGGCGTCACCGCGTCGTACATGGTCCGCGGCATTGCAGGCTCTCCTAGCTGATGAGGTGGGGGACGTACAGTTGCGCGGACCAGTCGGCGTGTGAGGCAGTGTGGGCCCCGCCGGCTCCTCGGTGGTGGTACGCGCAGAGCCAGCGGAACTGGCCCGGTGAGGATTCGGCCCACTGGGCTATCTCCTCAGCGGTCGCGTCTTCGCGTACCTCGGGGAAATCCTTGTGGAGTGCTGCCGCGTCGACGGCGTTGACGACCGCGAACTCCAAGACAGAGTGGTGGAGCTCCAGGTCGCCTGCGCACTGGTCGTGCCCGGCGCGCTCGCCGACGTAGCACACTGCCCCCTGGCGGTGGTGGCGCCGGTACAGCTCGAAGGCGCGGTAGTGGGGGTCTCCTTCGCGGGGTGCATGGGCTGGGTAGTGCATGACGTACCGGTGGGTGACGGACTGGTCGTGTGCGGCGACCTGGCGGTGGGGATGGGTGGGCACGCGTCTTCTCCGACGGGCGAGGGCCCCGGTCAGCGATGCCGTCCGGGGCGGGTGCGGTGGGGTTACGGCTCGGGGTGGTCTCGCATCGACACGGCCCGGCCCAGGCGTGTGACGTCGCGCTGGAGGCGCGTCAGGCGGTTCTCGACCGAGGTGATCCAGCGGCCTGCCTTGATGGCGGCAGCCAGTACGCCGATTACGGCTGCGGTGATCGACAGACCGGTGACCACGGTCGTCATGACGGCTCCGGGCTGTGCACGGCGTCGTGCTTGGCGTGCAGGGCGGCAACCAGTTCGGTGACGCCTTCCAGTTGCTGGAGCACCGCGTCGTGGGTTTCGCGGAGGGTGGCGGCCCATCTGCGGGTCTGCTTGTCCTGCCCGGCGCCGAGGACGGCGAGGGCCACGAGCTGGATGAAGGTCTGCGCGGTCCATGTCACCGTGGGGGCGATGCCTCCGGCGAGGGCCTGCGGCAGCGAGACCAGAGCGAGCCCTGTGAACAGGTAGGCGGCCCACATGGACGACAGCGCGGCGGTGATCCAGTCGGCCAAGCGCTCGTTGAAGGCGCGGATTCGGTCCATGGCCCTCCCCGGGCATGAAGATGCCCCGTGCCGTTCGGCACGGGGCGAGAGTGATGAGGACGGAGGAACGGTGCTATTCGATGACGGAGGCGTGGATGTGCAGGTGCTCTACTGCGGCGGGAACGTCGTCTATGTCCAGGTACTCAGCTACCTGCTCAGCCATGACCACGGAGCGGTGACGGCCTCCGCTGCACGCTAGGGTCACGGTCACGGGGTCCTGGTTGCGGTTGGCGAAGCTGTACAGCTGTGCCTTGGCGGCTTCCGCGATCTGCACAGCGAGATGCGTGGCGCCCGGAGTGCTGAGGACGTGTGCGCGAACGTCCTCGGACAAACCCGTCTTGTAGCGCATGATGCGGTCGGCGTGCGGGTTGCGCAGGTGTCCGAGGTCGAAGTACAGACCGGACCGAAGCAGGCCGATCGCGTCGGGATGGCGCGTGCCGATGGACCGGACGACGACCTTCGCCGACGCGGTGTGGTGAGGGGTCATGGGTTTGAGCATTTCGGGTGCCGGGCGCGCGCGGTAGAGGGTCTTCGAAGTTTCCTGTTTCCTCTTTGCCGCGCCCCCTTTTTACGGGCCGGACGGGGCGCGCTCCGCAGGGGCGGGGACGACCCATCCGGTGGGCAGGGTAACCATGGTCCCGGGGTCGCCTGGTCGCGGTTGCGGCTTGGGGGGTGGCTCGGGTGTGCAGTCGCACTGCGGCAGATCACTCTCGTGCGGGGCGGTGCAGGTGCTTGCGTGGATCCGGGTGGCCAGGTCGAGGGTGATGGTGTGGGTCGAGCACGCGTAGACGGCCACGGTGTGGTCGGTGGCCTCGGTAAGCCCGGGGCCGATCGGCGGGGGCCGGTCGGGGTCGGCGAGTTCCAGTATCTCGGCGCGGCGCTGCGCTGCGGTGGCGTTGATCGCGGTGTGCTCCCCGGGAGTGGGGCGGCGCAGCCACTGCACCGCGGAGGGGGCGCCGCAGCGTGCGCAGGTGTGAGTCATGGGCGGCTCCTCAGCTGTGGGAGAAACGCAGGTAGAGCATGCTGGCCTGGTCGGCGGCATACTGGGTGGACAGGGTGCCGCCGGAGGACTGCCAGCCGTAGATTTCCACGTAGTCGCCCTGGTTGAGGTAGACGTCTCGCGCGGGCAGTGCCACGGCGGTGTTGTAGGTGGGGCCGGCGGGGACCTGTGCGGCGCAGCCCTGGATGGGGTTGCTGGCTCCGTTGACGCACGCGTGGGCGCCGCGCATGCCGGTGGCGTTGGCGGTGTAGACGACCGTTCCGGAAACGGTGTAGTACCCGGGTTGCTGGCAGACGTAACGGGAGGTGGAGAAGCTGGTGCTGTGGCCGCCGTAGAAGTCGATCACGTTGGTGTCCAGGTTGATGGCCGTGGTGGCGGTGTTGGCCAGGCTTTGTGTCGCTGCGCCCTGGACTCCGACGAACACCGGCGGGCCGAGGAGGAACGTGAGTCCGTTGGCGACTTGGCTGTTCCACAGGGCCCCGGTGATGAAGTTGCCCGGGGCTTGGGTGGCGATGACTGGCGGGGCGAGTCCCACAGGTCCTCCTTCCCTGTCGTTGGGCACGGGGTGTCCGGGTCAGTAGCAGAAGACCGCGGTGTCGAACCGGGCCACCTTGTCCCATGTGGCGGGGTCGTTGACGCCGGCGGGCAGCGGCTCGCACACCGTGTCACCGGCTGCGTGTGCCTTGCTCGTGGGGCCGGTCAGGACGATGGCGGCCGTGGTCCATCCGGGGCTGGTGGCGCCAACGGCTTTGACGGTGACGGTCTCGGCGGTGGGTGTGCCCAGCCCGAGGACGAGTTGCTGGCCGGCGCCCAGTTGGGCGGCGGCCGGGTTGGTGGTGTCCGTGGTGGCTGTGATCGTGATGGTGCTGGTTGGTGCGGTGGTTGCCGTGGCCAGGGTGGTGTGGAGCGATGCGAACAGGGCGTAGGGCGCCGGGTCCGCGGGTGAGCACTGGAGCCTCCAGGTGGCTTCGCCGTCGTCGCGCATGTCCACCTGGATGCGTTCGATGAAGACATCCAGGGTGATGGGGGCAGCGCCGGGTGGTCGACGGTTGATGCGGATCCGCATGCCCAGTTCCAGGCTGAGGCACACCGGCCACAGGGCGGGGTTCGCCGATGGATCGAGAACCAGCGTGCTGACGCGTGTCAGGGGGGTCTTGTAGCGGGACAGAAGGTAGTTGGCCGCGTCGAGGCATTCCAGTGGCGAGGTGGGGTCGATGCTGCGCGTCAGGGTGCGCGGGAAGTACGCGGCCTGGCTGGTGGTGTCCTGGACGGCGCAGACCTGTCCCGTGCTGGTCTGGGTGACGGTGACGAGGTTCGCCAGGTGGGTCGGGTCGTAGTCGAGCTGGCAGTCGGTGTACGGCCACTCCCCCATCTCCGCTCGTTCCCCGAACGTGTAGGCAGGGTTGATCGAGTTGTACCGGGCGGAACGGGCGCGGAACGTGATGGTTCCGGCTCGGTCAGCGAAGTGCTCACCGTTCTCCGTATCAACGACGCTCTGGAGGCACGACAGGGCGTCCTCCCCGGCGAGCCGGGCGGGGCCGATCGATGTAGTGAGCCCCGTCTGCACCTGTGCCAGGCCCTGGTAGCCGGCGTAGCTCAGGATGCGCTGGTACCGCACTCCGCTCGGTTCTCCGGCGAACGCTGTCCGCCACGCTGTGTAAATGGTGTTCATGTCGGAGGTTGACAGCGCGGTGGGGAACTCCCCGGCGAAGGCAAGGTCTCCTTGCCAGTTACCGGAGGAAAGGTAACCGTTCCCGGGGTCGGCGAACGCTCCGATGGTGTCGCTGACCAGTAGTCCGGCCGGGTTGCTGTTCGACAGCAACCCACCGGTCCAAACGGTTGTCTGACCATCGAGGTTGATGGCGAGCTGAGGTGTGGCGTTGTCCCAGGAAACAATGGCCAGGTGCCAGTTGCCGTCGGCTGCGTTCCCCGGCACGGCGTAAGCGCCTTGGGAGGTGATGCCGTTGACGTTGAGCTGGAATGCTCCGGAGGCATTGATCTGGAATGCCAGATAGGTGTGCAGGCGGGTGACGTAGACCTTGCCGATGCAGCCCCACATCGTGGATACGGACGACGGGTTGTTCGCGGCCGTGAACCGGAACGCGATCATGCGGGTCCACGAGAGGGTAGCCGGTCCGGTGATGCCGGCCTGGCCCAAGTCCAGGAAGCTGGCTCCGGCGTTGATGCTGCTCCCAGGACTCAGGTTGCTGATGTTCACGACGGTGCCGGTGGCACCGGCGAAGGTGCCCTGGGGAGACAACGCGGTGATCGAGGTACCGAAGGCCACGGTGCCGCCGCCCAGGGCTCCCTCCGCGACCGGGGCACTCGGGTTGCCGCCGAGGGCGTCGGCAGCCGCCGTTGAGGTCTGCGGGTCTCCTAGGGTGTACAGGAACCGCGCGTGGTGCTGCTGTACCTCCTCGGTGATGGTCTCCTGGAGAACGACCTGCGACAGCAACGCCATCGCATCGACGCCCGCGGGGCTGACGATGCCGTAGGTACCGGACAGCTCCCACTGCGTCGACCACCGTTCCATGTACCCGGCGTAGATCGGTTCCCAGTTGCCGGGGCACTCCCAGGGGCACACTGTCGCACCGGTGTTGAGCATCCAGTCGTCCATCTGCACGAAGCATGCGGCTGATGGTGCGGCGGCTGCCTGTACGCCTACGGACATGTAGGCCGCGTTGGCCGGTGCGGTGACGGTAGCCGACAGTGGCGTCCACCCGGCAGTTGAGGCGCCGGTCAGGGTGGTTGGGGCAACGGAGTAGGTGGTGCCAGATCCTGCGGTGACGTCCCAGAAGAAGTAGGCCGGCTGCACTGCGACAGTGGTGCCGGCTGTGATGTTCCGGACCTGGATGGTGGTGGTGTACGTCTGCCCAGGCTCGACCGCGGTCTGGCAGGTCCACATGATCCACTGGCCGGTCTTCGCTGCGGAGGTCACGCTGAACTGCATGACGGTCCCACCGCGCCAAGCCGAGGCGGTGGCGACGAAACTGCCGCCGCTGGCGTCAGTCTGGGTGAGGATCGCCGGGCCTGTCCTGCTGGAGTCGATCGGGCCGAGCTGTTGCCCGCCGAGGTCGCCTCCAGTGGCCTGCGTCTGGGTGAGGAGGTTCCGCGTCGGCGGCCACGCGGCCCGCTTCCGGTACGGCTGGTAGGGGGCGATGTGGCCGGAGTAGGGCCCGGTGCGGTTGGTTGGGTCGAGGCCCCCGTCGGGGTCGGCCAGCTCCAGCGACGCTTCGCCCGCGCGGATCTGGTCCAGCTCGTACTGGCGGCCCCGGGCGGTGGAGGTGGCGCGGCGGGTGCGGTCTGATAGGTCCACGTACCGGTCTTGCGGCAGGTCGCCACCGCGGCAGTTCCAGTACGGGCCCCACGCTTCCTCGACTCGGGGCCAGGCGGCGTTGTAGGGGGCGCCGAGGGGGGTGTTGACGTGGGAGATGACCGCGGCCATACCGGGCGGCTCGGTGTCGGTGGCCGTGACTTGGAAGTACACGCCGACGGCGGTCGCTGTCCAGGCGTAGGAGACGGTCGCCACGGAGGTCCAGGTGTAGCCGTCTGCGCTGGTGGAGAAGGTGAAGGTGCCGCTGTCCTCGGCGAGGCGCCAGTACCGGTGGGTGTCCGGGTTGTAGGTCGGCAGCGTGGCGCTGGCGGTGATGATGCCACTGCTGAGCACCTGCACGGTGAACGCACCACCGGAGGCGACCTGGGCCAGGACAGCGTTGCCGCTGCCGGCGTCCAGGCGTAGTGCGGTCTGTACGCCGCCGTTGCCGTTGGGAGCGGCAGTGAGCCGTGCCGTCACCGCGGAGTTGGTGGCGTTGTACGGGCCTGCGGCTCCCAGGTTGTTGGTGGCGCCTGCCGTGGTGGGAACGGTGACGGCCACGCAGCCCTCGGTGGGGTAGGCGGTGTACTGGCCCGGGGTGGAGGCGTTCCACACCGCAGTGTCGACAGGCACGGTGAACGGGTCTCGCAGCGTCGAGAGCAGTGGATTCGCCACCTGACCGTCCCTTCTCAGGCATCGAGTAGGTGTGGTTCGGGGTCGTCCCAGACGATGCGGGTGTACCCGCCGTGGCCGTGGACGGACTCGGCATCGGCGATGCCCCCGCCCCAGAAGACGACGGAGGGACGGGGGCCTCGCCAGCGGACGGACGCGGTTCCATCGGGCCAGAGGACGCCGTCGGCGACGCGGCCGGTGCCTGATGCTCCGGTGATGTCGGTGTCGCGTTGAAGATGGAACCGGCGGGGCTGGGTCACTTCGGGCCTCCTGAAGGTCGGGTCGCCCCGTTGCGGCGGGGGGATGGGCAGGCTTGCTGCGCTCGTGCTCGCGGTCGCTGCTCGCTGCGGAGACTGGGGACTACCGCCTGTAGGCGGGCCAGGTCTGGGAGTTCCGCGCACCCAGCCGCAGTAGCTCTGTCTGCACGGTGTCCCGCAGGTCCCGCTCGGCCAACACCGACCCACGGACGTGGATGTGGACGATGGGCTGGTTGGGGTATTCCGGCATCAGGTTGACCTGCCCGAAGCTGGCGCCGAGGGCGGGGCCGGCGTACCCGGCCGAGGTAGCCATGGCCGCCGGGCCGCCGAACGCAGCGGCGTTGCCGGCTTGCAGGGTGGCCACGGCCATGCGCCGGACCGCGTGTATCGCTGCCTGGGTGTTCTGGGTGACGCCCATGCCGACACCGGCCGGGATCCACTGGCCGACGTCCTGAGCGAAGGCACGCGACGGTGAACTGATGCCGAGGAAGTCCTTGGCTGCCTTCAAAGCATCACCGGCGAGGTTCTTCAAAGAGCGAAAAAGAGAACCGGCGGCATTCTCAACACCCTGAACAATTCCGTCTATGATGTTCGCGCCGATACTCAGGAATTTCGATCCTATATTGGATACAGCGTTCCAGGCCGACTGGAGGCCATGGCCGATGGTGTCAGCGATCCGCCCGACCGTGCCGGTGATGGTGTGCCAGGCGCTTTCGAGCGGGTTGATGATTGCGGACTTGATGCCGTTCCACACTGTGGAGGCCACCGATTTGATGCCCTGCCACTGGCCGCCGAGCCAGTGTGAAACGGAGTTCCACACCTGCTGGAGGACGTGCCAGGTGGCCTGGATCGGCTCGACGATCACGGCCTTGATCGCAGCCCACACCACAGAGGCGACGGCTTTGATCCCATCCCACAGCACCTTGAGGAATGACGACACCGCGTTCCACACCGCATGAACGACGGCCATGATCTCGGTATGGAAATGGTTCCAGATGGCCAGCAGTGCGGCGATCGGCGGCGCGAAAATCACCAGCAGCAATGGCCACCATTTTTTGAAAAATCCAACGATGGCGTTCCAGACAGTGCTGGTAACTCTGGCAACGGCGTTCCAAGCAGTCTCGATCGCATGCCAGACGGCTTCTACGGCACCGATGACGCCGTTCCAGGCAGTCACCATGGTGTGCCATACAGCCAGTGCTGCCTGTCCAACCGCGTGGAAGACCGTGTCGACGATGTTGCGGAACCAGGAGAAGTGGTTGTAGGCGTAGATCAGCCCGGCGACCAGCGCGGCGATGGCCACCACGACCAGCACGATCGGGTTGGCGTCCATGACCGCGTTGAGGACGGCCTGCGCGCCGGCCATGACTCGTGAGGCGACGGCGGCCAGTTGCTCTGAGGTGGCGAGCGCCTTGATGGCGCGGCCTGCCTCCATCAGGCCCGTTCCTGCTTCCTTCAAGCCCTTGAACGCACCGGCCACAGCGTCGATCTGCTTGACCGGGAACCTCACGATGTTCGTGGCCAGGCTCGTGATACCGGTCGCGGCCTTGATGCCGCCGATCACCGTCAGCTTGGCCGCCAGGCCGCCGAGGATGACCTCGCCGAAGGTCTTGACCAAGCCCTGGTTCTTGGCCAGGAACTCGGAGAAGCCCTTCAGAGCCGGTCCGACGACATTGGCGAGGATCCCGCCGAGTACCCGTAGCGCACCGAGCAGCGCGCCACCGACTACCGCCAGCACCGGAGCAGCTGCGGATGCTACGTTCCGCATGGCCTGCGCCGCCTGGCGGCCGAAAGCGGTGAAGTCGTTTGCAACCGCGCGAAGCTGCTGGCCGACGCGCTCCCAGCCGCTCACTTGCGGTGCCTGCTGCCCCTCCTGCCCGCCGCGCTTGCCCTGCTGTCTGGGGGCCTGGCCCGAGAACCCGGAGGTGATACCGGAGATGGCCTTCGAGAACCCCTCGACCACTGGCTTGCCGCGGGATTCCAGCAGGGTGATGAAGCGGGACACCTGTGGGATCAGCGCAGTACCGAGGCGGATCATCAGCGCGTCGAAGCCGGCGCGAAGCTGCTTGACTTGCTGCCCAAGGGACTGCTGCACGAGCGCGAACCCGAGGACCTTGTTGCCGGCCTCGGTGGTGCTCTTCCCGACGGCGGATATCGTTTCCGCAGTGGCCTTGTAGTTCTCGCCGACCGTGGCCAGCGCCGCGTTGGCACCGGGGGCAGTGCCCATCAGGCGCTTGAGCGCGGCGGCGAACTCGGTGGTGCCTTCCTTCCCGCCCTTTGCCGCTGCCTGCGACAGGTACTCCATCGCGTCCGTCAGGCCGTTGGGGCCGTGCAGCTTCTCCTTGAGGACGTCAGCGTCGACGCCGAACTGCTTGAAGGCGTCCAACATCGGGCGTGTGGGGTTCAGCAGGCTCCGTAGGGCCTGTGCCAGGTTCTGGCTGGCGCGAGTCGCCGTGAACCCGTGGTTGGTCATCTGCGCGAGCGCCGACAGCACGTCCTGGAACGAGATTCCGGCCGCGCTCGCGGCAGGCACGATGCTGGCGAAGGCGCCGGAGAACTCCTGCAGGTTCGTTTTGCCGTGAGCGACGGCGGTGATCATCTTTGAGGTGACGTCCGCTGCGGCCGACGCCTTCAGGTGGTAGTCGACCAGCACGTCCGTCAGGGCCTTGGCGACGGTCGTGGTGTCGGCGCCTTCGGCTGCCGCACCCTGGGCTGCGGCTTTGACGACGGTCAAGCCGTCAGCGGCGTGGTAGCCGGCGGCCTCGATGTAGTACATGGCCTTGGCCAGGTCGGTGGCGGAAACACCGACCTGGCCAGACATCTTCAGAAGCCCCGAGCGGACCAGATCGAGGTTCTGTTCCAGCTCACCGGCGGAGGTGACGAGCTGGGTCGTGGCGGTCTGGAACTTGCTGGCCATCCGCACCGACTCGATGCCCACACCGGCCAGGCCGATGCTGCCCCACTTGGCGACCTTCTCGAACACTGGCGCCAGGCCGAGCCACTTGGCGCCCAGCACGTCAGCGCTGGCCGCCGACTCCCCAGCGGTCGTCTTGGAGGTAGCGGCGACCTTCTCCATCGAGGCCGCTGCCACCTTGGCCGCCTCGGTGAGCCGGGCCAGTGCCGCCGCGGCTTCGTCACTGCCGGCCACGAATGCGGCTCCCACCGCGGTGGCGTCTTCGTCCAGCGACGCCATCGCCGTGGCGGTGGCCTCAGCGGAGGTGGTGACGGTCTCGGCCATGCGCTCGGCGGCGGCGGTGATCGTGGTCATCGCCTCGTCGGTGGCGACGGCCGCGGTGTCGGCTGCCTGCCCCACCGTGCGGGTCGCGCGAGCGAACCCCTGCATGCCGGTCTTGGCTGCTTGCGAAGCGTCCGCGACGGCGGACAGCGGCTCCGCTGCCGCCTGTAGGGATGCGGTGGCGGTATCCAGTCCCTCGGTGGCGAGGAGCGCAGCTTCTCCGACGGTCGTCAGCGTCTTGGCAAGCTGCTGGAGCGTCTTGAGTGCCTCGGCGGCGTTGGCGGTGAACTCGATCCCGATGGGGGGAAGCTGCGGCATGGCACACCCCCTCCGTCAGCAGGCCGGGGGCGTTCCCCAGAGGGTGTGATCAGTGCTGGTGTCACAGACCGAGAGCCGCACTCCAGGCGCGTGCGAAGATCCCGGTGATGTGGGGGTCGTGCATGGCCTCATCGGCGGTCGGCCGCAGGTAGGGCCGGGCGGGCAGGACCGCACCGTGGCCAGCAGTACCGCCGAGTTCCTGGATACGGGC belongs to Streptantibioticus cattleyicolor NRRL 8057 = DSM 46488 and includes:
- a CDS encoding RapZ C-terminal domain-containing protein; this translates as MTPHHTASAKVVVRSIGTRHPDAIGLLRSGLYFDLGHLRNPHADRIMRYKTGLSEDVRAHVLSTPGATHLAVQIAEAAKAQLYSFANRNQDPVTVTLACSGGRHRSVVMAEQVAEYLDIDDVPAAVEHLHIHASVIE
- a CDS encoding phage tail tape measure protein, with translation MPQLPPIGIEFTANAAEALKTLQQLAKTLTTVGEAALLATEGLDTATASLQAAAEPLSAVADASQAAKTGMQGFARATRTVGQAADTAAVATDEAMTTITAAAERMAETVTTSAEATATAMASLDEDATAVGAAFVAGSDEAAAALARLTEAAKVAAASMEKVAATSKTTAGESAASADVLGAKWLGLAPVFEKVAKWGSIGLAGVGIESVRMASKFQTATTQLVTSAGELEQNLDLVRSGLLKMSGQVGVSATDLAKAMYYIEAAGYHAADGLTVVKAAAQGAAAEGADTTTVAKALTDVLVDYHLKASAAADVTSKMITAVAHGKTNLQEFSGAFASIVPAASAAGISFQDVLSALAQMTNHGFTATRASQNLAQALRSLLNPTRPMLDAFKQFGVDADVLKEKLHGPNGLTDAMEYLSQAAAKGGKEGTTEFAAALKRLMGTAPGANAALATVGENYKATAETISAVGKSTTEAGNKVLGFALVQQSLGQQVKQLRAGFDALMIRLGTALIPQVSRFITLLESRGKPVVEGFSKAISGITSGFSGQAPRQQGKRGGQEGQQAPQVSGWERVGQQLRAVANDFTAFGRQAAQAMRNVASAAAPVLAVVGGALLGALRVLGGILANVVGPALKGFSEFLAKNQGLVKTFGEVILGGLAAKLTVIGGIKAATGITSLATNIVRFPVKQIDAVAGAFKGLKEAGTGLMEAGRAIKALATSEQLAAVASRVMAGAQAVLNAVMDANPIVLVVVAIAALVAGLIYAYNHFSWFRNIVDTVFHAVGQAALAVWHTMVTAWNGVIGAVEAVWHAIETAWNAVARVTSTVWNAIVGFFKKWWPLLLVIFAPPIAALLAIWNHFHTEIMAVVHAVWNAVSSFLKVLWDGIKAVASVVWAAIKAVIVEPIQATWHVLQQVWNSVSHWLGGQWQGIKSVASTVWNGIKSAIINPLESAWHTITGTVGRIADTIGHGLQSAWNAVSNIGSKFLSIGANIIDGIVQGVENAAGSLFRSLKNLAGDALKAAKDFLGISSPSRAFAQDVGQWIPAGVGMGVTQNTQAAIHAVRRMAVATLQAGNAAAFGGPAAMATSAGYAGPALGASFGQVNLMPEYPNQPIVHIHVRGSVLAERDLRDTVQTELLRLGARNSQTWPAYRR